A region of Candidatus Eisenbacteria bacterium DNA encodes the following proteins:
- a CDS encoding glycosyltransferase family 39 protein, whose translation MTALLVRLSGRASVVYFLCLLGLITSLIFVFLMFPKMSSSEHLVVDSDSFGPIAQGILHYHAFSYYPDRVPTLDRGPAYPALIAVALMISNGWWPGSVQLTQCFLFALTVLMLFWLASAFWGRTIGLVAAALATVHPFLLWYCSRIWVETLSMFLFTGAITAAMAFHRRPTWWRALLVGVTLGIAALCKQTFLPFAVILPAALWLVKGNASRIKMLAAACLLATLIVFPWTARNYMLSGRIVPVQGKMGQNMEFGDTVVSSFRQHPFSMYGLWEADAPNQIAVRASVPKSLKGADKELAIDSAYLKMCKDRYRSHPGFLVKKMGMNLALFWMLSETPKKSMVLALLQLPLLAVFAFCAFRNIRRYGLRSIHGFIVAMVLAFWFLHLPVLSIARYSNALIPTIFMYAFGILEPVFRFKDGADARPGGVRVSQAQ comes from the coding sequence ATGACGGCGCTATTGGTTCGTTTGAGCGGCAGAGCATCAGTTGTATACTTTCTGTGTCTTCTCGGACTGATTACGTCACTCATCTTTGTCTTCCTGATGTTCCCCAAAATGTCGTCTTCCGAACACCTCGTTGTTGACTCCGATTCCTTTGGTCCGATTGCGCAGGGCATATTGCATTACCATGCCTTCAGCTACTATCCGGACCGTGTGCCTACGCTGGATAGAGGACCTGCCTACCCGGCGCTAATTGCCGTGGCGTTGATGATCTCGAACGGCTGGTGGCCGGGTTCGGTCCAACTCACACAGTGCTTCCTGTTCGCGCTGACCGTCCTGATGCTATTCTGGCTGGCGTCTGCTTTCTGGGGTAGGACAATCGGACTTGTCGCGGCTGCATTAGCAACGGTCCATCCGTTCCTGTTATGGTACTGCAGCAGGATTTGGGTGGAAACGCTGTCCATGTTCCTATTTACCGGGGCCATAACAGCCGCGATGGCGTTCCATCGTCGACCAACGTGGTGGCGCGCGCTGCTAGTCGGAGTCACACTGGGAATAGCCGCGCTGTGCAAACAGACATTTCTGCCGTTTGCCGTGATCTTGCCGGCAGCTTTGTGGCTCGTGAAGGGGAATGCTTCAAGAATCAAGATGCTCGCGGCGGCCTGCCTTCTGGCGACCCTGATAGTGTTTCCGTGGACGGCGAGAAACTATATGTTGTCCGGCAGAATCGTCCCGGTGCAAGGCAAGATGGGACAGAATATGGAGTTCGGGGACACCGTCGTGAGCAGCTTCCGACAGCATCCGTTCTCAATGTACGGTTTGTGGGAAGCGGACGCGCCTAACCAGATAGCGGTTCGCGCGAGCGTCCCGAAATCGCTGAAGGGCGCAGACAAAGAACTCGCGATTGACTCCGCTTATCTCAAGATGTGCAAGGATAGATACCGAAGCCATCCCGGGTTCCTGGTGAAGAAGATGGGCATGAACCTGGCACTCTTCTGGATGCTCAGCGAAACACCTAAGAAGAGCATGGTCCTTGCGTTGCTGCAACTCCCGTTGCTCGCGGTCTTCGCCTTCTGCGCATTCAGGAACATCAGACGCTATGGGCTGAGATCGATCCACGGCTTCATCGTGGCAATGGTGCTAGCGTTCTGGTTCCTGCATCTGCCTGTGCTGTCGATAGCCAGGTACTCTAATGCACTCATACCGACCATATTCATGTATGCCTTCGGCATTCTGGAACCGGTGTTCCGATTCAAAGATGGAGCCGATGCGCGCCCTGGCGGCGTACGCGTATCTCAAGCACAATGA
- a CDS encoding glycosyltransferase: MRKRQDFSVLHMTDFDTEFPGSFIDCLRRLGARMASDNLKLVLVFPSHRDWQETLTGSNISVFHLPSPRLRNPLRFIFFLFRVSKLVASENVRIIHCHFGKDSKIFAVLLRAFFNRKLRIVWHWHNLPATKVHRRGNIVKRLFRDTFYGLAGHWVDRHVAISTELYSWLAHISKKVSLVPNGISLERFRKDSVELPALEEIRQQVGVTERSFVVCSVANFRPQKDHATLLKAAREVIQCRKDSTFLLVGDGPTREGIERLARTLGIQQQVIFPGVRRDVEKIVSISDVFVLSTHHEGFPYVLLEAMALEKPVVATDVWGCNDIVKEGVGFLVPPRDCQQLAERIIWLYDNRERATEMGRLGRRRIEQNYDLDTWTARIERLYLDLCE; encoded by the coding sequence ATGAGAAAGAGACAGGATTTCTCTGTACTACACATGACCGACTTTGACACCGAATTTCCCGGGTCATTCATAGATTGCTTGAGACGCCTGGGCGCCAGGATGGCTAGCGACAACCTTAAACTCGTGCTTGTCTTCCCTTCCCACAGAGACTGGCAGGAGACACTGACTGGCAGCAACATTTCCGTATTTCATCTTCCTTCGCCTCGTCTTAGGAATCCCCTTCGCTTCATTTTCTTTCTTTTCAGAGTGAGCAAGCTTGTAGCTTCCGAAAACGTGAGAATAATTCATTGTCATTTTGGAAAAGACTCCAAGATTTTTGCGGTGCTGCTTAGAGCGTTCTTCAACAGGAAGCTGAGGATTGTATGGCACTGGCACAACCTTCCCGCTACAAAGGTTCACAGACGCGGCAATATCGTCAAGAGACTATTCAGAGACACCTTCTACGGTCTGGCAGGTCACTGGGTAGATCGACACGTGGCCATTTCCACGGAACTGTACAGTTGGCTAGCCCATATCTCCAAAAAAGTGTCCCTCGTGCCAAATGGAATTTCCCTTGAGCGATTCAGAAAAGACAGTGTGGAACTTCCAGCGCTGGAAGAGATACGCCAACAAGTTGGTGTAACTGAGCGTTCTTTTGTAGTCTGTAGTGTGGCAAATTTCAGACCGCAAAAGGACCACGCGACTCTCTTGAAGGCAGCAAGAGAGGTCATTCAATGCAGAAAGGATAGCACCTTCTTGCTAGTAGGAGACGGCCCTACTAGAGAAGGCATCGAGAGACTTGCGCGAACCTTGGGAATACAGCAACAGGTGATCTTTCCGGGCGTGAGACGAGATGTGGAAAAAATCGTCAGCATTTCAGACGTGTTTGTTCTCTCCACGCATCACGAAGGCTTTCCCTACGTGCTACTCGAAGCCATGGCCCTTGAAAAACCAGTAGTTGCTACAGACGTCTGGGGATGTAACGATATAGTCAAGGAAGGGGTAGGCTTCCTTGTACCTCCGCGCGACTGTCAGCAACTCGCAGAAAGGATAATATGGCTCTATGACAATAGGGAGAGAGCGACAGAGATGGGAAGACTAGGCAGAAGACGGATAGAACAAAACTACGACTTGGATACTTGGACAGCGAGAATCGAGCGACTCTATCTCGACTTGTGTGAATAG
- a CDS encoding glycosyltransferase family 39 protein, which translates to MNRNFSTVVSLIVVTCLTRLPFAAKCLCTHDSVNFALGIKEFNLEKHQPHPPGYILYVGLGKLLHLFVRDPNKDLIALSIVFSCGAVVLIYMLGKEMLNYRCGVVSALFLISSPLFWAHGALPVSYAADAFGSLLIAYTGYRTMKGNREYALATSLALGLAGGIRQSLLLYFVPMWMAVVISLRSLKEAAKQALVLAAACLSWLVPLVLLSGGPKAYLEISQRLYKGSVLAHFGNLKTMAYASCSSLWGLGFAVIALIWSIHAARRIRSGLRKELVTFYVVCWGGPILFSYLLFMGNSGYALAFTPCFTLLSSLFVYERGGRSRHVLVGSIVLANCLLFLLVSPLPVGGRVVGIKMDRYRNFANFWALDYSRDGIKRQGRAGEVLDSVKRGFSPDTTAIAVGDPGTFEPWIPLRVVQYYLPGFPIVAITGNRQVVRLRSNTSTVVWLIHERDLRKYNNAGLHARLLGKGQVVYFSRVRDRLSFGLSEFYRGSD; encoded by the coding sequence ATGAACAGAAACTTCTCAACGGTCGTTTCTCTGATAGTGGTCACTTGTCTTACTAGACTCCCCTTTGCTGCCAAGTGTCTATGCACACACGACTCCGTGAATTTCGCGCTTGGCATCAAGGAGTTCAACCTTGAGAAACACCAGCCACATCCCCCAGGTTACATCTTGTACGTCGGCTTGGGTAAGCTCCTACACCTCTTCGTCAGAGATCCAAACAAGGATCTCATAGCCCTGAGCATAGTGTTTAGCTGTGGGGCAGTTGTTCTGATCTATATGCTCGGGAAAGAAATGCTCAACTATCGATGCGGGGTGGTCTCAGCACTCTTTCTTATTAGCAGTCCGCTTTTTTGGGCGCATGGCGCATTGCCTGTTTCCTATGCAGCTGATGCCTTCGGGTCGCTCTTGATAGCGTACACAGGGTACCGCACCATGAAAGGCAACAGGGAATACGCTCTCGCAACGAGCCTGGCCTTAGGTCTCGCGGGCGGAATAAGACAGAGTCTACTCCTCTACTTTGTCCCAATGTGGATGGCAGTTGTGATTTCGCTCAGATCATTGAAGGAGGCGGCAAAACAGGCTCTTGTGCTGGCTGCGGCATGTCTGTCTTGGCTTGTTCCACTCGTACTTCTGAGCGGTGGACCGAAGGCGTACTTGGAGATATCGCAACGACTCTACAAGGGCAGCGTTCTTGCGCATTTCGGAAACCTCAAGACGATGGCCTATGCCTCTTGCAGTTCTTTATGGGGGCTCGGCTTCGCCGTGATTGCATTGATTTGGAGCATACACGCAGCGAGAAGGATTCGAAGCGGACTTCGAAAAGAGCTAGTCACCTTTTACGTCGTGTGTTGGGGCGGCCCCATCTTGTTTTCCTACCTTCTCTTCATGGGAAACTCAGGATACGCTTTGGCATTCACCCCATGCTTTACTCTTCTTTCCAGCCTATTTGTCTATGAACGGGGCGGCAGAAGCAGGCACGTTCTCGTGGGTAGCATCGTACTGGCCAACTGTCTGCTGTTCTTGTTGGTTTCGCCCCTGCCGGTGGGAGGACGGGTTGTGGGTATCAAGATGGACAGGTACAGGAATTTTGCGAATTTCTGGGCATTGGACTATTCCCGTGACGGGATCAAGAGGCAAGGACGGGCAGGAGAGGTCCTGGACTCGGTTAAGCGCGGTTTTTCTCCCGATACTACCGCGATTGCTGTCGGCGATCCCGGCACCTTTGAGCCCTGGATTCCGTTGAGAGTGGTGCAGTACTATCTTCCGGGCTTTCCGATCGTTGCGATTACAGGAAATCGTCAGGTGGTCAGGTTGCGCTCGAACACTAGCACAGTTGTCTGGCTAATCCATGAGCGCGATCTTCGAAAGTACAATAACGCAGGCTTGCATGCGAGACTCTTGGGCAAGGGACAAGTCGTCTACTTCTCGCGTGTTCGAGACAGACTGAGTTTCGGACTCTCGGAATTCTACAGGGGTAGTGACTAA
- a CDS encoding class I SAM-dependent methyltransferase, with protein MIHKDIADDFEKGFLSETLLKQIEDCDSYELAHLFLELFREHQPVLEAGCGSGRWNAWFRNHGIRSDGIDWSEALCSRARKEVPECRFFACDMRSIPLESKTYGGVIALGSIEHALEGPIQALREFNRVLRDDGVAVITVPYGGVLRRTMRFLQRSRYNNVIRRLFGKPYAGISVRDARKSAVKKWHPRLVYGPKGWFFYEYELTKVQMRVFLNDSGFEVQKEFIAFLDEGILGSFGRIAGTWDAKRGNMSLTFLGRLLTRLIPVSVTGHMLCYVVKKKGSMPLLGPRPCLQTRPLGA; from the coding sequence ATGATCCACAAAGATATTGCTGATGATTTTGAGAAAGGGTTCCTTTCCGAGACTCTGCTGAAACAGATAGAAGACTGCGATTCCTATGAGTTAGCGCACTTGTTCCTTGAGCTGTTCAGAGAGCATCAACCTGTGCTGGAGGCAGGATGCGGTAGCGGTCGCTGGAATGCTTGGTTTCGCAACCACGGCATACGAAGTGACGGCATCGACTGGAGTGAGGCTCTGTGTAGCCGAGCGCGCAAAGAAGTGCCCGAGTGCCGTTTTTTTGCGTGTGACATGCGCTCCATTCCTTTAGAAAGCAAGACCTATGGTGGGGTTATTGCACTGGGGTCGATTGAGCATGCTCTCGAAGGACCTATCCAGGCGTTGCGCGAGTTCAACCGTGTCCTACGCGACGATGGAGTTGCAGTCATAACCGTACCATATGGGGGAGTGTTGCGTCGAACAATGCGGTTTCTTCAGAGATCTAGATATAACAATGTGATACGACGACTGTTTGGCAAACCATATGCTGGTATAAGCGTTCGCGATGCAAGGAAGAGCGCCGTGAAGAAATGGCACCCACGGTTGGTTTACGGTCCCAAGGGTTGGTTTTTCTACGAATACGAGCTGACTAAAGTTCAAATGCGGGTCTTTCTGAATGATTCAGGCTTTGAAGTTCAGAAAGAATTCATTGCGTTTCTGGACGAAGGAATCTTAGGCAGTTTTGGCAGGATTGCAGGAACATGGGATGCAAAGCGGGGTAATATGAGCCTTACTTTTCTTGGAAGGCTGTTAACAAGATTGATCCCGGTCTCAGTCACGGGGCACATGCTCTGTTACGTGGTAAAGAAAAAGGGCTCCATGCCTCTTCTTGGGCCAAGGCCCTGTCTCCAAACACGTCCGTTAGGTGCCTAA
- a CDS encoding DegT/DnrJ/EryC1/StrS family aminotransferase, producing MNIPLVDLQAQYGSIKNEIDGVMAEVILKSAFVGGPYVKSFEKAFAQSCGVRHCIGVGSGTDALFITLKALGIGEGDEVITAANTFIATSEAVTQAGARVVFVDADPKTYNIDTGKIEQKITPRTKAVIPVHLYGQPADMDPILELARRRGLRVIEDAAQAHAAVYKGRQVGSFGDAACFSFYPGKNLGAYGDGGAIVTNSDELALKVRMFANHGRVDKYDHEVEGVNSRLDGLQAAILGVKLRHLPEWTEKRRKNARLYGELLKGADVVTPVQIRDVKAVYHLYVIRVNGSRRKQLQEHLKSKGVATGIHYPIALPNLKAYAYLKHSETDFPEATKASHEVLSLPMYPELDDSQVQYVAASIKEFL from the coding sequence ATGAACATTCCACTGGTTGATCTTCAGGCACAATACGGAAGCATAAAGAACGAGATTGACGGCGTCATGGCCGAGGTAATTTTGAAATCTGCGTTCGTCGGAGGACCTTACGTCAAGTCCTTTGAGAAGGCCTTCGCACAGTCGTGCGGCGTCCGACACTGCATCGGAGTAGGAAGCGGCACGGACGCTCTCTTCATCACCCTCAAGGCTCTGGGCATCGGTGAAGGAGACGAAGTCATCACTGCGGCAAACACCTTCATCGCGACGTCGGAGGCCGTCACGCAGGCCGGTGCCAGGGTTGTCTTCGTCGACGCCGATCCTAAGACATACAACATTGACACAGGCAAAATCGAGCAAAAGATCACACCAAGAACGAAGGCCGTCATACCCGTTCACCTTTATGGACAACCCGCCGACATGGATCCGATTCTGGAACTTGCCCGAAGGCGCGGTCTCAGAGTGATTGAGGACGCTGCACAGGCGCACGCTGCTGTTTACAAAGGCCGTCAAGTCGGATCGTTTGGTGACGCGGCGTGTTTCAGCTTCTACCCCGGAAAGAACCTCGGCGCTTACGGCGACGGCGGAGCCATCGTTACTAACAGCGATGAGTTGGCGCTCAAGGTCAGAATGTTTGCCAACCACGGAAGAGTCGACAAGTACGACCACGAGGTTGAGGGCGTGAACAGTCGATTGGATGGGTTACAGGCCGCGATACTGGGAGTGAAACTGCGGCACCTCCCGGAATGGACAGAGAAGCGACGGAAGAATGCGCGTCTGTATGGCGAGCTTTTGAAAGGCGCAGACGTCGTGACTCCAGTTCAGATCCGTGATGTCAAGGCAGTGTATCATCTGTACGTGATAAGAGTGAACGGAAGCCGACGGAAGCAGCTTCAAGAGCACCTGAAATCAAAGGGCGTCGCCACCGGAATACACTACCCCATCGCGCTTCCGAATCTCAAGGCATACGCGTATCTCAAGCACAGTGAGACGGATTTCCCGGAAGCAACCAAAGCCTCTCACGAAGTTCTGTCCCTGCCCATGTATCCGGAGCTCGACGATTCGCAGGTTCAGTACGTCGCGGCATCGATAAAGGAATTCTTGTAG
- a CDS encoding polysaccharide biosynthesis tyrosine autokinase yields the protein MQSNNSEKREPAFSDYLRVLLRNRLLIVGVLLVTVGVTAVFTFTTRKVYQAQSTIMVEVEGRAGGVESVFGVPSFMQLGITNEMLLSNQVEILRSRMVAERVIANLRARPDADRLGILGSKAHPAPTADLLEELVASTEISPIENTNIIRIGAKAGSPHEASVIANTIADAYLELNRYRARGEVAEVKSFLEEQSTLVRERLSKAEEALKSFQEREKVASLSDETEAAVKKLAEFEALRGQAQVDLEAAERRLSFLETQLSAQKTSLVEDIGRVSAPVVTELRNTLANLEGIRTRYLAQGYTDNHEKMQEINRRIEETKSQLVDRTKDALSKEINLQDPFSYSQQLVEKILGLEVEVRTLRARVEGFDGIIRDYNGELEMLPGKALMLARLERDKQANEQILVMLMGKYEEARIKEAGQLGSASVIDVAQAPREPILPRKKRNLVLGFVAGLLLGVIGAFSVERFRDRIEDASDIELLGDGIPLLASIPSMIDGHRRQGLFRARIGRVGVTKVCSGGEDSRVLLAEMDPRSPASESYRSLRTNILFSQVDEPLHTIVVTSPGPSEGKSTVVANLAVVMAQAGNKTVVVDSDLRRPTVGALLGGGTGGGLSDVLSGKMALEDVITRTRVDGLYVVGTGTLPPNPSEMLGSRKMKQVIGELAKDFEFVLFDSPPVLPISDAAALGARVDGVLLVVRCDVTAGTGLSRALSVMNGVHAKVIGIVLNDLDTHHRIGGKYYDYDYRSYSQSDEADSKRK from the coding sequence ATGCAGTCCAATAATTCGGAAAAGAGAGAACCTGCCTTCAGTGATTACCTGCGTGTTCTTCTGAGGAACCGCCTTCTGATCGTTGGAGTCCTCCTTGTCACAGTGGGCGTGACTGCCGTGTTTACATTCACTACCAGGAAAGTATATCAGGCCCAAAGCACAATCATGGTGGAGGTGGAAGGCCGTGCGGGAGGAGTAGAGTCTGTCTTTGGTGTTCCGAGCTTCATGCAGTTGGGTATCACGAACGAGATGCTCTTGAGCAATCAGGTTGAGATTTTGAGAAGCAGAATGGTAGCGGAGAGAGTCATTGCCAATCTACGAGCTCGCCCTGACGCAGACAGATTAGGAATACTCGGCTCGAAGGCCCACCCGGCGCCAACGGCGGATCTCTTGGAGGAATTGGTCGCATCGACAGAAATCTCTCCTATTGAGAACACCAACATCATACGGATAGGAGCTAAGGCAGGCAGTCCGCATGAGGCCAGTGTGATTGCCAACACGATCGCTGACGCCTACCTCGAACTCAACCGTTACCGCGCCAGGGGAGAAGTTGCTGAGGTTAAGAGCTTCCTAGAGGAGCAGTCGACCCTTGTGAGGGAGCGTTTGTCGAAGGCTGAGGAGGCTCTCAAGAGTTTCCAGGAACGTGAGAAAGTGGCAAGCCTTTCTGATGAGACCGAAGCTGCTGTTAAGAAACTGGCGGAATTTGAGGCACTGAGAGGGCAGGCGCAAGTAGATCTTGAGGCGGCCGAACGTCGGCTCTCGTTCCTTGAGACTCAACTGTCTGCTCAGAAGACGTCACTCGTGGAGGACATAGGGAGAGTTTCCGCCCCAGTTGTGACCGAGCTACGCAATACGCTGGCGAACCTAGAGGGAATCAGGACGCGCTATCTGGCGCAGGGATACACTGACAATCATGAGAAGATGCAGGAAATCAATCGAAGGATAGAGGAAACCAAGAGTCAACTCGTAGACCGAACGAAGGACGCTCTGTCCAAGGAGATAAACCTACAGGATCCGTTTTCTTACTCTCAGCAACTGGTTGAGAAGATACTTGGTCTTGAGGTTGAAGTCAGGACGCTTCGCGCACGTGTGGAAGGATTTGATGGGATCATTCGCGACTACAACGGTGAGCTTGAAATGCTTCCTGGCAAGGCTCTGATGCTCGCACGACTGGAGCGAGACAAGCAGGCGAACGAGCAGATTCTCGTCATGCTTATGGGCAAGTACGAGGAAGCTCGAATCAAAGAGGCGGGTCAGTTAGGGAGTGCTTCCGTCATTGACGTTGCGCAAGCGCCACGAGAACCCATTCTTCCTAGGAAGAAACGCAATCTGGTGCTTGGCTTCGTAGCGGGGCTTCTACTGGGTGTCATAGGCGCCTTCTCCGTTGAGCGCTTCCGGGACAGGATCGAAGATGCATCTGACATTGAGCTATTGGGCGACGGGATTCCTCTACTGGCATCTATTCCCAGCATGATAGATGGGCACAGAAGGCAGGGATTATTTCGCGCTAGAATTGGTCGTGTAGGAGTGACCAAGGTTTGCAGCGGCGGGGAAGACAGTAGAGTACTCTTGGCGGAGATGGATCCGCGCTCCCCGGCCTCGGAATCTTACCGCAGTTTGAGGACCAACATACTTTTCTCGCAGGTGGATGAGCCGCTTCATACCATCGTTGTTACGAGTCCGGGTCCATCAGAGGGCAAGTCCACTGTAGTGGCTAACCTCGCTGTGGTCATGGCGCAGGCCGGCAACAAGACCGTGGTTGTTGACTCAGATCTCAGGCGGCCGACAGTCGGTGCGTTGTTGGGTGGAGGAACGGGAGGCGGGTTGAGTGACGTCTTAAGCGGAAAGATGGCACTCGAGGACGTGATAACGCGTACAAGGGTCGACGGGCTATACGTTGTCGGCACCGGTACTCTGCCGCCCAATCCATCTGAAATGCTTGGTTCGCGCAAGATGAAGCAGGTTATTGGCGAGCTTGCAAAAGATTTTGAATTTGTGCTATTTGATTCGCCGCCGGTGTTGCCGATCTCAGACGCGGCGGCATTGGGTGCCAGAGTCGATGGGGTGCTATTGGTAGTGAGGTGTGATGTTACGGCGGGGACAGGTTTGTCGCGTGCGTTGTCTGTCATGAACGGAGTGCACGCCAAGGTAATTGGGATAGTCCTTAATGACCTTGATACTCATCACAGGATTGGCGGCAAGTACTACGACTATGATTATAGATCCTATTCGCAATCTGACGAGGCCGATTCCAAGAGGAAATGA
- a CDS encoding SLBB domain-containing protein, with protein sequence MIRLSSVLAFRLFALTLLITVLGCSCALAAEPVEGQRPAEDQQPIENQQPANNQQETPKTDESRRSQYYLNLGTEDALQFYVHVWGQVGKPGLYLVADGTDLVGLLSLAGGPTEDANLTEIKLVRTGAGGKGAIAVDLKRYTGSGDWSRIPVLEPGDTVVVPATFWHKVMRFGSILSVTALLANVIVYATR encoded by the coding sequence TTGATTCGCCTTTCTAGCGTTCTAGCGTTCAGACTGTTCGCTTTGACTCTATTGATAACTGTGCTCGGGTGTAGTTGCGCGCTGGCTGCCGAACCGGTAGAAGGTCAACGACCGGCAGAAGACCAACAGCCAATAGAAAACCAGCAACCGGCAAACAATCAACAAGAGACTCCTAAGACCGACGAATCACGAAGGTCCCAGTACTACCTTAACTTGGGTACAGAAGACGCACTGCAATTCTACGTGCACGTATGGGGGCAAGTAGGTAAGCCTGGTCTTTACCTGGTCGCAGATGGGACCGACCTTGTTGGTCTCCTCTCGCTGGCGGGAGGACCGACAGAGGATGCAAACCTGACAGAGATCAAGCTCGTCCGGACAGGGGCCGGAGGAAAAGGGGCGATCGCCGTCGATTTGAAGCGTTACACCGGCTCCGGCGATTGGTCGCGCATTCCCGTCCTCGAGCCAGGAGATACAGTCGTTGTGCCAGCGACGTTCTGGCACAAGGTTATGAGATTTGGCTCGATATTGTCTGTTACTGCGTTGCTTGCCAATGTAATAGTCTATGCAACGAGGTAG
- a CDS encoding DegT/DnrJ/EryC1/StrS family aminotransferase yields MIPVFKPAIGEEELDALRESFSTGWLGLGPKTKQFENEFAQYLGTRFAVGTNSATAALHLALKVLDLEGSEVITTALTFVSTNHVILYNNAIPVFADVEEDTLNISTAEIERLLSPRTKAIVVVHYGGHACDMDPILDLARAKHISVVEDAAHGCGGEYKGKKLGTLGDLGCFSFHAVKNLTTGEGGMVVTPCEEFAERLRSLRWLGITKSTFERSGSNAYSWEYTVREVGFKAHMNDIAACIGLVQLKKLDALNERRRQIVTRYNAAFSRMSWLEPPVEKPYARSAHHNYVIKVPPSVREELISFLAEQGIATSVHYIPNHLYPVYAPFKRSLPVTERVWKRLVTLPLYPDLTATEIEHIIASVQEFGRLRCLR; encoded by the coding sequence ATGATTCCCGTTTTCAAACCGGCCATAGGTGAAGAGGAACTGGACGCCCTGAGAGAATCCTTTTCTACAGGATGGCTCGGGCTAGGGCCCAAGACCAAGCAGTTTGAGAACGAGTTTGCCCAGTATCTTGGAACCCGGTTCGCCGTCGGCACCAACTCTGCCACCGCCGCTCTTCATCTTGCTCTGAAGGTGCTTGACCTCGAAGGCAGCGAGGTGATCACTACCGCTCTGACTTTCGTTTCCACTAACCACGTCATTCTCTACAACAACGCAATTCCTGTCTTTGCCGACGTAGAAGAAGATACATTGAACATAAGTACCGCAGAAATTGAGAGACTATTGTCGCCCAGAACCAAGGCCATTGTAGTAGTTCACTACGGCGGCCATGCATGCGATATGGATCCAATTCTGGATCTGGCGAGAGCCAAACACATAAGTGTTGTCGAAGACGCTGCACATGGCTGCGGCGGTGAATACAAAGGGAAGAAGCTTGGTACCTTGGGTGACTTAGGATGCTTCAGCTTCCACGCGGTAAAGAACCTCACTACTGGTGAGGGAGGGATGGTAGTTACCCCGTGCGAAGAGTTTGCCGAGAGACTCCGTAGCCTGCGTTGGCTTGGAATAACCAAGTCCACGTTCGAGAGATCTGGTTCCAACGCTTACTCGTGGGAGTACACAGTGCGCGAGGTGGGCTTCAAGGCGCACATGAACGACATCGCGGCCTGTATTGGTCTGGTTCAGCTCAAGAAGCTTGACGCTCTGAACGAGCGGCGCAGGCAGATTGTGACGAGGTATAATGCTGCTTTCTCGCGGATGTCGTGGTTAGAACCTCCGGTCGAGAAACCATATGCAAGGAGCGCACATCACAACTACGTCATTAAGGTGCCGCCTTCGGTCAGAGAGGAGTTGATTTCCTTTCTTGCGGAACAGGGGATAGCAACCAGCGTTCACTACATCCCGAACCATCTCTACCCAGTATATGCGCCCTTCAAGCGGTCACTGCCGGTCACCGAGAGAGTCTGGAAGCGCCTTGTCACGCTTCCGTTATACCCTGACCTAACTGCGACTGAAATCGAACACATCATCGCCAGCGTTCAGGAGTTCGGTAGATTACGATGTCTACGGTGA